CACTGGGCCCCGAAGGTGCCACCTGCTGCCACTagcttcctctccctcttctgcGGAACTCACTGGTTCGGCGGAGGGTATTGCAGGCTTCCTGAGCCAAGAGCCCCGGTGGCTTCTCTGCCCCCCAGAAGCTTCTATCATGTCTTGGATGGGCCCCTCCTCGATATCCCCGCAGCCGTGACCTAGGCCCAGCCCTCCTCTCAGCTCACCTGGGCTGCGGTCCCAGCCTCCTAACTGGACTCCCTGCCTGCAGCCTCTCCCAGATCCAGCTCCTCCGCACTGCAGCCAGAGCGCGCGCTCTAAAACACAGACCTGAGCGCGTCACCGCGCCACTCAGGGCCTCGGGACGGGAGTGCTGCCTGCCGGATGACAGGCAGCCCCTCCACCTGGGCATCCTGCTCTATTTGTCAGAAGTCCTGCTTTGTCCTCTGAGGCTGGGAAGTGGCCTCTGCCCTGCCCAACCCTTCAGCACCCCCGGCTGCCAGGTCCTCACAAACCCTccccagagagctctctgggTCTCCTCCGCAGTCCCCATGCTTTGTGGGCACAAACTGGGCACAGGCTGTGTGCCAGGTGGTTTCTGTTAATGGCCTCCCAGCCCCAGGAcactggggagtggggagaggtcaCGTGCCAGCGGAGGAGGCTGAACCTGGTGTGGACATGGAGGTCCTGAGGCATAGGCCCGCTGGGTCCTGGGGGGCAGTGGCAGTGTCCAGTCTGGCCCTGGGCTAGATGCTGGGTGGGCTGGCAGGAAACACCATGTGTGGTCTCCAGTGGCCCTTCTGAGTGTCACATTTGGCCCTGTGGCCTCTCTGCTTCCTAAGGAGCCCTCACCCTCATCTCCGCTGCTGGGGTGGCGTGGGGGCCAGGGTGGGTCAGGCCTCAGGGTATAGGAGGCTGGTAGGATGGGTAACAGACAGGGGGTCCAACTCTGAACAGCACCCCCGCGCCCTGCACCAGGCCCCCACATGTACACACGGGAGCAGACATGTGTGTATGACTGGAAAGCACTATCCCCTTCTCTGGCCaccccctctccttccccactgTGCGCATGTCCCACCCTGGCCTGGACTTCCTCAGTGGCATCCTCTCAGCCTGACTGGCAGTGGCTCACGTTTCTCTGTGGCTTACTAGGGGCCAGGCATGGGCCAAGCGATTTTCATCCCTTCACTCACATTCTCCACACAAGGACGCCACTGAACAGAGAAAGAGAGCTGTGGCTCCAAGCGTGAAATGACACACTGAGGTCGCATGGTGAGTACtggaagagctgggattcaaagtCGGCCAAATCTGACTCAGGTCTGACAGAACCAACCTGCTTCTGTCTTCACAGTTAGCGCTTCTCTGCTTGGActcccttccttccatctccTCACTCCCCTGACAGTAACAGACAAACTCCCACTTCAGGCCAGTGTCCAGGCCTTCCAAGACGCCGCCCCACCTGGTTCTTCTTGTCAATTTCTTACCACTCCTGCTCTGGCCCAGAGAGTGCTTTCACTGTGGCCCTGGCGCCCTTCCCACCCTGACTTCAGCCAGGAATATCCAAATCCACTCACCCTGGGCTCACACGTTCTCCTCACTGAGGCCTTTCCTGgcttctccccacctcccccgACAACTATGGACCTGGGCCGCCCTCCCAAATCTTCTCTCCAGAATGCCTAGAACTTTGCTCCCAGACACGACTCCGCTTCAGGACTCAGCACCCAGCCAGAAAGCCTCCAAGTGCCCCTCAATGCTGCGCCACTCCCCAACCTGCCCGCCACCCCCTGGCTAAGGACCAGGGCCAGTACTGTCACCTCTGCTACTCAGGCTCAAGAGGTGAAGCCTCACAGGGCCAAGGTCACGCGGAGAaaatggcagagttgggattGAAGCTCCAGATCCTGTACTCCAGACCACCGCAAATGCGGCCTCTCATTCTGCTTCTGGCTCCAGAACCCTGGGAGCCACCCAGCTGGTCCCCATTCCGCTTTGCCCCTCAGCCCATCCCCATCTCTCCCAAGGCTCGCATCTACCACCAGCCTGGTGGCTTCCAAACGCGCAGCCCCTCACGGGCTGCTGTCTAGCTTCCTTTCCAGGTGGCACCTGACACATCTGCGGCCAGACTCAGCTTCCCTCCAAGCCTGTGCTCCCACAGCCCTCCCATCTCGAGGGAGGGAGACTCCACTCTTGCTCAGACTAAAGCCCTGGAGGCATCCTGGCCTCTCTCCCGCACAGCCCACACGGGGTCCTCCAGGAACTCCCACCCTCATTCTCCGAAATGGGTCTGCAGCCCCCTCTGGACCCTCTGCCCTCGGCCTGGTTTACCGCGGTGGCCTCCTCACTCCCATCCCAACTCACCCCACCGCCCACCCAGTCTGTTCTCTGACCACCAGTGTCTGCAATTTTGTTAAGATGCAATTAGATCACTCGTGCTTCATGCTTGCAACCTGTGCCCCGCCAGGGAACTGCCTTCTCCAAGGCTTCATTCACAGCAAATCCTGCACACTGGCGCCTCAGGAGCTCCCCTCTGACCTGCTCCAGGACCCACTTCCCTGCTTACTTTCCTTCCCGACACGGACTCCTTCCAGACCCTCGAACAAGCCCAGCTCACACCCTCCCAGGGTCTCTGCCTGACAGAAACACTGCCCAGGAGCCACACGGTTTGCTGCCACTTCCTGTAAGTCTTTGCTCAAAGAACATTCCAGACTGTTGGGCCCTAAGTGTCAGCCTCGTCCCCCCGGCATCCCTGTGCTCTGGACCTCACTCTGTTCTTCTCCACAAGTACCTATTTTTCTAGTACGTTTTCTACCTATTTTGCTAGAATgtgagctctgtgagggcaggcaCTGGTCTGCTTTGTGCACTGCTGTGTAACAGGAGGTGCTCCAGGGGCGCTTGTGGTCGTATCGAGTAGGACCACTAGCCTTATAGGTGCCAAGCCTAGGAGGCCTAGAGGGTAACAGAGACTTGCTAAAGGCCACGTGGTTTCTAATAGGCACTCTTGACTTGACTAGATCCAGTAATCCTGCCCTGGTCTGGGGCTACCTGGCATCACAAAACACGCACCCTCCCCGGGAAAATGAGCCTGGCCCCGCTACACTGCAGCCATGAAAGGGTGGGACCCCTGGGATCCGCATGCCAGGTCCCCCAAGGCTGGTTCTGCCCTGATTTGTCTCCATACAAGCCTGTGAGCCGAGATTTCTCTGATCCACCCCTCAGTGCTAAGTGCTGACTGGGTCCCCAAATTAATCGTTCATGATTCTCTGACAGGCCCCCGCCTTGAGCCTCCCTCAGGTGGCTGTCCTCCTGCCGTCCTGCCCCTCCCTAGCGCCCCCACGTCAGGGTACCTTGAGTTTCCGGGGCAGGCGGGGCCGTTTCTCCCGCTTGGGCCTCAAGGGGCTGGGCTCGGGCAGCTGCAGGGCCAGGTAGTCAGAAGGGAATGGGGGGTAGCGGGGGGAGGCCAGCTGCGGGCGGGAGCGGGGATGGAGATGGGAGGCGGAGTGGACCggggtgagggtggggaaagaaatgcaaacaggaggaagatggaaaaacaaaagagatggTGATGAGTGCGGCTCCCGGGGCTCCCGAACACAGAAGGGCCAGCAGGATGCTGTCCTGGGCTTTGCTCTCCTCAGTCATGCCTGGCCCCATTCCTATACCAGAGAGAAGGGGGCAGCCCCCACTCACACCCTCCATGGGACACTTGGGCCACACCCAGACAAATGTCCCCAAAGTTGGGCAGGCCTTGCCCGGAAGCCCAGCCCTTCTGCCCAAACGACGCCCACCTTACTCCCAGGCATATTAGTTCACCACTTCCCACCCCTGACCCCAACTCACCGAGCTCAGGTATGGGGAGGGGACCCCGGAGGCCTGAAGGGGAAACCCTGttgaaggaggcagggagaggctggagggagagggGGCCCCCCCGAGCGGAGGGCTTCTCTTCCTGGAGAAAGGACAGGGCGGCATCAGAGGTGGCTAGGAGCCCAGGCGCCCCACCTGACCCTCCCCAGCGAGAGGAATGCATCTTCTTCTCACCTCTTAGGGGCCGGTGTGTCAGACAACTTGGGTGTCCCCTCAGTCTCGCTGTTATCTGATGATGCAGTGGCATCTGAGTCTGTGACGGGAACAGATGgtcagtgggggtggggggatccCAGTCCATCCCAGAAGGGTATAACCTCCTCCACACTACAGAAGGGCACCAGAGGACCAGGTGCGGGGCTCACGCCcagaatcccagcactgtgagaggctgaggtggtcagatcacttgaggccaggagttcaagagcagcctggacaacctagcaagacctcatctctattaaaaacaaaagcaattatccgagcatggtggcgtgtgcctgtagtcccagctactcaggaggctgaggcaggagaattgcttggagattgagcctgcagtgagctgtgattgtaacACTGTAcactagcccgggtgacagagcaagaccctgcctcaaaaaaacaaaacaaaccaaaaacccaaCAGAAGGGCTCCCGGGGGGGATTCTGACTCACCAGCTAGTGGGCACGCACATGCACCACACACCTGAGCTGTCCCAGGGAGGCTCATAGCCTCTCCAGCCTCCCCAGCACCCCTCCTGCTCTGATTCCTCCGTAACACACCTGCCACACATGGCCAGGGTGCCGGGCTCCTTCCCACTCACCACCTCTCCTTGTCATCAGATCCAAGGAAGGATGGGAAGGGCAGCACCTCCACTTGTCACATGAGGTCGCCGAGGCTCAGAAAGGTGTGAGGCTGAGACTCTGACTCCTTGGCTATTTGACGCCACTGGTTCCTTGCCTCTGAGCTGAGCTGTCTTcagctcctgcctctgccccactCCCCATAACCAGGGTCCTGTTCATCCACCCCTGAAGTCCTCCTCTTCATCCACTGCTCCCCACGGTAACTAACACAGGTCAGGCCACCAGCATGTCAAAATCACCTGGTAAGCAGTCTCACATCACCCTGCCATCCACtgtccacccccaaccccacagtGAGCTAAATCAAACCTGGTCACATCCTTCTTGATGACATCCCCTACTACCTGCACGAATTCATGATGCTGCTTAATCTGGCTTCAACACACCTTTCCGATCAACTAACGTAACTGTATTCTTTACAGCACACTGACCTATTTCgtcaaaaaagaaatgtatttcctagTTCAGTGCCTCTGCCCAGAAGGGCCATCTTTCATGGAACAAATGACTGATACACCTATAGAAGCCATTACCAATGTCTCTGCTCAAAGAGACCCTTTAAGAAGCAGATCAAATGCCACCGCCTCTGGGAAGTCTTCCAGAATCCCTCAAGCCCAATTAACTGCAGGCTCTCCTGGAACCCTCTACTCTTACTCATCATGGCTGCGCTCACACTGTGCTGAAAAGTGTCATTTGCACGTGTCTCCCTGGCCAGGGTGTGGACCTCCatgacaggagtggggctgatATTGCTGGCCTTTGCTCCTCAGATGCAACCCACTCTAGCCATGAACATGCTGGGtcctctcccacctcctgccCTGAATTCCCCTCAAACAGGATGTTAACTCGAAGACCCTAGGGAAGGGAGAGGCAGGGGATGAGAGGCTACAATAAAAGCCAAACCTCCTACTATGACCTACCTGAGTAAGCCCCTATTTCCCTAACCTTATCTACAATCCTCCTATAATAGCAAGCGAATGGGTATCATGCGTTCTGACAAAACAGTATGTCCCAAAACGCGGTTGGCTACTACATGCCGATCCCTGCCTCAGACCAATGTTTAAAGGTACCTTGGAGAGAGGTGATTCTACATAACATGGCTTATGAGGGCCCCACCCAGGAAGAGGCCCACAAATGCCCACCTTAGGGTTTTTTCAAACTGTGGGTCTCAATCCATTAGTGAGTCATGAAATCAATTTACTGGTGTGCAACCAGCACTAAACgaagggaaaaaaagcaatctAAAAAGTATCAGGATGAATTGGATACAGTgatcttaaaaatgtttcattaaacTTTGCTTTGTAGGTATGCATGTGGGGCTCTGGTTATGATGGAAAATATAGTCAATTGCAGACAATATtcaaataaagggatgaaaacaGTGTTCTTTTTCATCCCTCTGCTTTTCAACCAAGCCTGGCCTGTTCTTACCTCAGGGTAGCTGCATTTATTATTCTGCTGGGGCAGCTCCAGCTCACTTCTTCacaagattgttttgttttttttttttggacggagtcttgctgggttgcccaggctggagtgcagtggcacaatctcagttcactgcaagctccgcctcccaggttcacgcccattatcctgcctcagcctcccgagtagctgggactacaggtgcctgatgccatgcccggctaattttttgtatttttagtagagatggggtttcaccgtgttagccaggatggggtttttctttttttttttttgagacagtcttgctatgtcacccaggctggagcacagtggtgctatcatgactcactgcagccttgacctttcaGGCAAGGGATCCTCCTggttctgcctcccaagtagctgggaccacatgtatACACCACTAtacatggctttttttttgtttgtttaattgaaatggggtctcattatgttgcccaggatggaaggCTGGTTTCTCATCTGGCCCCAACTCAAATGTTACTCCGTGAAAGGCCTTGAGTACTCTATTCAGACGTTGCTTGCTGCCTGCTTgctgctgtctgcaagctaagaatcgtttcttttttttctttttttgagacggagtcttgccctgtggaatgcagtggcggcgatctcggctcactgcaacctctgcctccagggttcaaatgattctcctgcctcagcctccccagtagctgggattacaggcgcacgccaccacacccagctaatttttgtatctttagtagagacggggtttcaccatgttggtcaggctggtcttgaactcttgaccttgtgatccacccacttcggcctaccaaagtgctgggattacaggcgtgagccatagtgcccggccaagaatggcttttaagcttttaaatgtttggggaaaaaaaaaaaaaaactaaaaaaaaatttttcgtATGGAAATAATacgaaattcaaatttcaatgcCTATAAAGTTTTATAGAAACATAGCCATACTCATTTATTTGCCTATGGGGTATGGCTGctactacaatggcagagttcaGTAGGTGCTTCAAAGATTGTATGTTGCAGAAAGCTTACTTACcatctggccctttgcagaaacAATTCATCAACCCCTGTTCTACTACAATCATTACCACGTAACTGCTTTCATTACCTTCAAGTCCTTACTATGACCTAAAATTCTAGCGTATTGTCTTCATTTACTCATTCTTCCCAACTAGAATATAAATTACAAGAGACCAAGGGCTttgcctgtctctgcctctgctgTATCCCCtgtgccaagcacagtgcctgaaacacaataggtgctcagtaagtgccTGAATAAAAGAACGGTGGAGGTGAAAGGCAAGCAACTAGGCTTAAGGACCACTGGGGGCTGCATCAGCTGCCACTGCCTAAAAGGCAGGGGCCCAGGAAGCTTGCTAAGTGCCAGGAACCACGCCCTCCATCAATTTTTCAAGATCTTGCTCACCCGAAGAGTCTTCATCCACGTTCTCGTACTGCAGAAGTCGGTCTAGGAGGAAActgaggagagaaaaggagagatggaCAGTGATTTCCCAGCGCAGCAATGTCCCCCTGGGCCCCTGACCCTCCCAGCAGGCCTATCGGATCCTTGAAAGAGCCCATGCACTTGTGGCCCTACTCGGGGATGGGGTCCGAATGCAGATTGCCTAGGAACCACATCGCCCTCCGCCCCTGCAACGTGCCTCACCTCTTGTCCCGGGACACCTTCAGTAATTTCCTTTGCGCTTTCCTCAGCTCCTCCTGGAAGCACTCGTGCTCCTGTATCACGGACAAGGGGTGCGCTGGGCCAACGGTCCTCCGTGAAGGGCCCCGGAACCGGCAGCCGCTCGCCCCACCCACTTTACACCTGGGTAAACTGAGATTTCGCCCCCCTCTATAGCCTTCCCGCGGCAGCACTCACGTAGATGAGGAACTTGAGCTTCCGTTTCAGATTCCGGTACTTCTTTTTGTAGTCCACTTCGCCGTCCGCCGGCCCGTTCATGACCGGCCCGGCAGTGGCGCCCAGCTTCTGCAGTCCCGCTACCCCAAGCAGGCGCTGACCCGTGCTCACGCCTCCACTTCCGGAGACTCTGCAAGGCTATGCCGCCGGGACTACAACTCCCGGCCTACCGGGCGCCCAGGCGGCCTCACCTCACGGGCCGCCCTGCCGGGGAATACTGGGAAAGGAGCGCGATGGCGAGTGGCTGCGCTGGGGATGGCGTACAGTGACGCAGTGACGCCACAAAAATGGCGGAAGCTGGAGGGCGCCGTTCCTGACTCTAATGTGCTTAGACACTTGAAGCCACAAAAGGATTTTCCCTCGAGGTTCCTCGTCTCCTCGTGAGGATGCCTTTTCTCTTCTGCCTTGCGAAATAATAGCGGCCTAGCTGGTGCTCCTGACCAGGAAGGAAGGCAGCCTCGAGGGCTGATTACGTTTCACCCAAAGGTTGCCGGCGCCGAATCGGTTTCTAacgagaaatttaaaaatgattcgTTCCAAGAAAGGGTAGGAGCCGCGAGACCCTCCAACTGCCCAGGGAAAACAAGTCTCGTCTGGCGAAGTTATCAGCCCACGCGATCCGCCGCCAAAGGCCAACGGTCTCTTGCCCCATGGTGCTGCAGCACTGCGCATGCGCGAACCGCTGTCAAACGCGCTGACGGAGGCCGAGAAGAAAAAAAGGCGGGAGCCGCCAATCCTGGGTTGAGCAAAATGGCGCGGGAGAAGGAGATGCAGGAGTTCACCCGTAGCTTCTTCCGAGGCCGCCCGGACCTCAGGTGCCCAGGGAGTTGGAGATGGGGTTGGAAAGGGCGCGGGTGGGACGGGACTCCATCCTGACACCCTGTCCCCGCAGCACACTCACGCATTCCATCGTGCGGCGGAGGTACCTGGCTCACTCCGGCCGCGACCACTTAGAGCCAGAGGAGAAGCAGGCACTGAAGCGGCTGGTGGAGGGGGAGCTGCTGAAGATGCAGGTGTGCCGGCCGGAGCCTGGGCcgcgggaggcggaggcggggcTTGCTGCCGAGGAGGAGGGCCTGACCGGGCGCGGTGAACGCCGCCTTGGTGCATAGTTCGCCCTCTTGGCGCACACACAGGTGGATGAAGCCGCTTCCAGGGAGGAGAAACAGGACCTTACCAAGAAGGGCAAGAGGCCTCCCACCCCTTGTAGCGACCCGGAGAGAAAAAGGTTCCGCTTCAATTCAGAGTCGGGTTAGTGCTTCCTACCTGCTATGGGGGACTTCTGCATCGTTGGTTCACTCAAGAAGCATTCACTGCGCATCTCTTATGTCCCCAGGCGTTAGATGAGGGAGCGAGGCCAGTGAAGCAGGAACGGGGAACAGCGAGGACAGATAGCTGTTTCCTGCTGCCCCTCCAACTGTCAGGGCAGGGCTCGAGACAACCTATCCGAAGTGAAGGGAGAAGGGACAGGAGGAGCCTGTCTCAATTGGACCCTCTCTCCTGTCCATATTCCAGAG
The genomic region above belongs to Piliocolobus tephrosceles isolate RC106 chromosome 17, ASM277652v3, whole genome shotgun sequence and contains:
- the INO80E gene encoding INO80 complex subunit E isoform X1; this translates as MNGPADGEVDYKKKYRNLKRKLKFLIYEHECFQEELRKAQRKLLKVSRDKSFLLDRLLQYENVDEDSSDSDATASSDNSETEGTPKLSDTPAPKRKRSPPLGGAPSPSSLSLPPSTGFPLQASGVPSPYLSSLASPRYPPFPSDYLALQLPEPSPLRPKREKRPRLPRKLKMAVGPPDCPVGGPLTFPGRGSGAGVGTALTPPPPPKMPPPTILSTVPRQMFSDAGSGDDALDGDDDLVIDIPE
- the INO80E gene encoding INO80 complex subunit E isoform X2, with the translated sequence MNGPADGEVDYKKKYRNLKRKLKFLIYEHECFQEELRKAQRKLLKVSRDKSFLLDRLLQYENVDEDSSDSDATASSDNSETEGTPKLSDTPAPKRKRSPPLGGAPSPSSLSLPPSTGFPLQASGVPSPYLSSMAVGPPDCPVGGPLTFPGRGSGAGVGTALTPPPPPKMPPPTILSTVPRQMFSDAGSGDDALDGDDDLVIDIPE
- the INO80E gene encoding INO80 complex subunit E isoform X3; protein product: MNGPADGEVDYKKKYRNLKRKLKFLIYEHECFQEELRKAQRKLLKVSRDKSFLLDRLLQYENVDEDSSDSDATASSDNSETEGTPKLSDTPAPKRKRSPPLGGAPSPSSLSLPPSTGFPLQASGVPSPYLSSLASPRYPPFPSDYLALQLPEPSPLRPKREKRPRLPRKLKSARSGCSAEELDLGEAAGRESS
- the HIRIP3 gene encoding HIRA-interacting protein 3 isoform X3; this encodes MAREKEMQEFTRSFFRGRPDLSTLTHSIVRRRYLAHSGRDHLEPEEKQALKRLVEGELLKMQVDEAASREEKQDLTKKGKRPPTPCSDPERKRFRFNSESGWLRSPWRGPPSCDEAKALHSGLWCPSKLQEAVGLLLLTQGAPEYPPGRTGSPRHEGYPFPREVSGPERAEGGGS